The Myxococcus guangdongensis genome contains a region encoding:
- a CDS encoding porin family protein — MRTRPLVSSLMVSLFLLWGARAQAQPVEPKGAGFALGFRTAYGVPVGRSVADARVADEFGQTLSQQVEVAYYFNPRLSLGAYFQLGFGRSPDACFEALCGATVVRYGLELDYRFRPGEFVSPWVGVGIGYEFATSQLVSDDGEDLAGSMQRRGFDLGHANVGLDLRLNRTVVLGPYLTTSLGRYRKTDARHIPGDSRRFHVWLQPGVRMQLHF, encoded by the coding sequence ATGCGGACCCGCCCTCTTGTCTCTTCGTTGATGGTGTCCCTGTTCCTGCTGTGGGGCGCGCGAGCCCAGGCGCAGCCCGTCGAACCCAAGGGTGCGGGGTTCGCGTTGGGCTTCCGGACGGCGTATGGCGTTCCCGTGGGGCGCTCGGTGGCGGACGCGAGGGTGGCGGATGAGTTCGGTCAGACGCTGTCGCAGCAGGTGGAGGTCGCGTACTACTTCAACCCCCGCCTCTCCCTGGGCGCCTACTTCCAGCTCGGATTCGGCAGGTCGCCTGACGCATGCTTCGAGGCCCTGTGTGGCGCCACCGTCGTCCGTTACGGCCTCGAGCTGGACTATCGCTTCCGCCCCGGTGAGTTCGTGTCGCCTTGGGTGGGCGTGGGGATTGGCTATGAGTTCGCCACGTCGCAGCTGGTGAGCGACGACGGTGAGGACCTGGCGGGCTCCATGCAACGCAGGGGCTTCGACCTGGGGCACGCGAACGTCGGCCTGGACCTGCGCCTCAACCGCACCGTGGTGCTGGGGCCCTACCTCACCACGTCGCTGGGCCGCTATCGCAAGACAGACGCCCGGCACATCCCTGGCGACAGCCGGCGATTCCACGTCTGGCTTCAGCCCGGCGTGCGCATGCAATTGCACTTCTGA
- a CDS encoding efflux RND transporter permease subunit, with the protein MFIDFFIRRPVFAIVCSILLTLVGLIAIPTLPIAQYPDLAPPQVTVSATYVGASAEVVESAVTIPLEQELNGVEGMRYISSTSGNDGTSNVTITFEATRDIEVAAVDVQNRVSRAAARLPAQVNQTGIVVNKASSQILLSVALYSPDDRYDAKFLSNYADVNLKDAIKRVRGVGDVRIFGERKFSMRVWLDPTELARRKLTPLDVTRALQEQNLQVAAGQVGQPPSEEDQPYQLAVRARGRLIEPEEFGDIVLMRDASGKAVRMKDVARVELGAENYSTLLRFSGKQAVGIATFQLPTANALEVRDAVLAELQRLSAQFPPGMEYQTGTDTTLAVRATLREVVRTLVEAIVLVILVIFLFLHGWRSVLITALTLPVSLVGTFAFVKLLDFSINTLTLFGLTLATGLVVDDAIVVIENIERLMLERKLAAAQAAREGMKEVSGAVIAISIVLVAVFLPVALFPGTTGAIYRQFALTIAASVALSTFCALTLTPALAARMLSNHTGDKWVFIRHVDRVLDQTRHLYGRWLRRLLTHPALILGAFLLCVGATAALVVITPTGFIPDEDQGYLLVTVQGPEGTSLSQTQKVMAQVEEVLLAQPEVRAIFANGGMSPQGTGSNMANIFVPLKPWDERPGKDQSVAALVERLRAPLSRIGGARVVPFQPPAIRGVGAVGGFQFVVEDAAGTSSLDQLASAAQQLMAQGNEDGRLRGVFTGFNADTPLLDVEVDRQLAKAVGVPIDQIFSTLQVYMGSQYINDFNYANRAYRVYVQAEQQFRDSPADIAAFYVRSDTGDMIPLESLVKVQPAVSAQLIRHHNLFRAVELSGQAAPGVSSGQAMEAMEELAARHLPQGMSAEWTGISLEQKQSGGQSLLIFGLGLLFVFLVLAAQYESFSLPFVIILSVPLAILGALGLQLLRGQANDVFCQLGLVMLVGLASKNAILIVEFAEQLRAQGRSIIDAVVEAAEVRLRPILMTSTAFLLGVVPMMTASGAGAGSRNSLGTAVFGGMLVSTVVNFVFIPGLYVLMQKLRGEARQPAPDARAVATPSH; encoded by the coding sequence ATGTTCATCGACTTCTTCATCCGTCGGCCCGTCTTCGCCATCGTCTGCTCCATCCTGCTGACGTTGGTGGGTCTCATCGCCATCCCCACCCTGCCCATCGCGCAGTACCCGGACCTGGCGCCGCCCCAGGTCACGGTGTCCGCCACCTACGTGGGCGCCAGCGCGGAAGTCGTGGAGAGCGCCGTCACCATCCCCCTGGAGCAGGAGCTCAACGGCGTGGAGGGCATGCGCTACATCTCCTCCACCAGCGGCAACGACGGCACCAGCAACGTCACCATCACCTTCGAGGCCACGCGCGACATCGAGGTCGCCGCCGTCGACGTGCAGAACCGCGTCAGCCGCGCCGCCGCGCGACTTCCCGCCCAGGTGAACCAGACGGGCATCGTCGTCAACAAGGCCTCCAGCCAGATTCTCCTCTCCGTCGCGCTCTACAGCCCCGATGACCGCTACGACGCGAAGTTCCTCTCCAACTACGCGGACGTGAATCTCAAGGACGCCATCAAGCGCGTGCGCGGCGTGGGCGACGTGCGCATCTTCGGCGAGCGAAAGTTCTCCATGCGCGTGTGGCTGGACCCCACCGAGCTGGCCCGCCGCAAGCTCACGCCCCTGGACGTGACACGCGCCCTCCAGGAGCAGAACCTCCAGGTGGCCGCGGGCCAGGTGGGCCAACCTCCCTCCGAGGAGGACCAGCCCTACCAGCTCGCGGTGCGCGCACGCGGCCGACTCATCGAACCCGAGGAGTTCGGCGACATCGTCCTCATGCGCGACGCGAGCGGCAAGGCCGTGCGCATGAAGGACGTGGCCCGCGTGGAGCTGGGCGCGGAGAACTACAGCACCCTGCTGCGCTTCAGCGGCAAGCAGGCCGTGGGCATCGCCACCTTCCAGCTCCCCACCGCCAACGCGCTCGAGGTGCGCGACGCCGTCCTCGCCGAGCTGCAGCGCCTGTCCGCCCAGTTCCCCCCGGGAATGGAATACCAGACGGGCACCGACACCACGCTCGCGGTGCGCGCCACCCTGCGCGAGGTGGTCCGCACGCTGGTGGAGGCCATCGTCCTGGTCATCCTGGTCATCTTCCTGTTCCTCCACGGTTGGAGAAGCGTGCTCATCACCGCGCTCACCCTGCCCGTGTCCCTCGTGGGCACCTTCGCCTTCGTGAAGCTGCTCGACTTCTCCATCAACACGCTCACCCTGTTCGGCCTCACCCTGGCCACGGGCCTCGTCGTCGACGACGCCATCGTCGTCATCGAGAATATCGAGCGGCTGATGCTGGAGCGGAAGCTGGCCGCCGCGCAGGCCGCGCGCGAGGGCATGAAGGAAGTGTCCGGCGCCGTCATCGCCATCTCCATCGTGCTGGTGGCGGTGTTCCTCCCCGTGGCCCTCTTCCCCGGCACCACCGGCGCCATCTACCGCCAGTTCGCGCTCACCATCGCCGCGTCCGTGGCCCTCTCCACCTTCTGCGCCCTCACCCTCACGCCCGCGCTCGCCGCGCGCATGCTGTCGAACCACACCGGCGACAAGTGGGTCTTCATCCGTCACGTGGACCGCGTGCTCGACCAGACGCGCCACCTGTACGGCCGCTGGCTGCGCCGGCTCCTCACCCACCCGGCCCTCATCCTCGGCGCCTTCCTCCTGTGCGTCGGCGCCACGGCCGCGCTGGTCGTCATCACCCCCACGGGCTTCATCCCCGACGAGGACCAGGGCTACCTGCTGGTCACCGTGCAGGGCCCGGAGGGCACATCCCTCTCCCAGACACAGAAGGTCATGGCGCAGGTGGAGGAGGTGCTGCTCGCCCAGCCGGAGGTGCGCGCCATCTTCGCCAACGGCGGCATGTCCCCTCAGGGCACCGGCTCCAACATGGCCAACATCTTCGTCCCCCTGAAGCCCTGGGACGAGCGGCCCGGCAAGGACCAGAGCGTGGCCGCGCTCGTCGAGCGGCTGCGCGCCCCCTTGAGCCGCATCGGCGGCGCGCGCGTGGTGCCCTTCCAACCGCCCGCCATCCGAGGCGTCGGCGCCGTGGGCGGCTTCCAGTTCGTCGTCGAGGACGCGGCGGGCACCAGCTCCCTGGACCAGCTCGCCTCCGCCGCGCAGCAGCTCATGGCCCAGGGCAACGAGGACGGCCGGCTGCGCGGCGTCTTCACCGGCTTCAACGCGGACACGCCGCTGCTCGACGTGGAGGTGGACCGCCAGCTCGCCAAGGCCGTGGGCGTGCCCATCGACCAGATCTTCAGCACGCTCCAGGTCTACATGGGCAGCCAGTACATCAACGACTTCAACTACGCGAACCGCGCGTACCGCGTCTACGTGCAGGCCGAGCAGCAGTTCCGCGACAGCCCCGCGGACATCGCCGCCTTCTACGTGCGCAGCGACACCGGCGACATGATTCCGCTCGAGTCCCTGGTGAAGGTCCAGCCCGCCGTCTCCGCGCAGCTCATCCGCCACCACAACCTGTTCCGCGCCGTGGAGCTCAGCGGGCAGGCCGCCCCGGGCGTGTCCTCCGGACAGGCCATGGAGGCCATGGAGGAGCTCGCCGCCCGGCACCTGCCCCAGGGCATGAGCGCCGAATGGACAGGCATCAGCCTGGAGCAGAAGCAGAGCGGCGGCCAATCCCTGCTCATCTTCGGCCTGGGCCTGCTCTTCGTCTTCCTCGTCCTCGCGGCCCAGTACGAGAGCTTCAGTCTGCCCTTCGTCATCATCCTCTCGGTGCCGCTCGCCATCCTCGGCGCGCTCGGCCTGCAGCTGTTGCGCGGACAGGCCAACGACGTGTTCTGCCAGCTGGGCCTGGTGATGCTCGTGGGGCTCGCCAGCAAGAACGCCATCCTCATCGTCGAGTTCGCCGAGCAGCTGCGCGCGCAGGGCCGGAGCATCATCGACGCCGTGGTGGAGGCCGCCGAGGTGCGCCTGCGCCCCATCCTCATGACGTCCACCGCCTTCCTGCTCGGCGTGGTGCCCATGATGACCGCGTCGGGCGCGGGCGCCGGCTCACGCAACTCCCTGGGGACGGCGGTGTTCGGAGGCATGCTCGTCTCCACCGTCGTGAACTTCGTGTTCATCCCCGGCCTCTACGTGTTGATGCAGAAGCTGCGCGGCGAGGCTCGGCAGCCTGCCCCCGACGCACGCGCCGTCGCCACGCCCTCGCACTGA
- a CDS encoding peroxiredoxin translates to MLTVGDKIPSFKVKATVSLEKGKEFQEITNETFKGKWLVLFAWPKDFTFICPTEIAEFGKKNKDFADRDAQVLGLSTDSEFVHHAWRTHHPDLKNLPFPMLADLKHELCNALGILHKEEGVALRATFIADPEGIIRHVTVNDLSVGRNVSETVRTLDALQTDELCPCNWSKGEETLTQKLAKAG, encoded by the coding sequence ATGCTGACCGTTGGCGACAAGATCCCGAGCTTCAAGGTCAAGGCCACCGTGAGCCTGGAGAAGGGCAAGGAGTTCCAGGAGATCACGAACGAGACGTTCAAGGGCAAGTGGCTGGTGCTGTTTGCGTGGCCGAAGGACTTCACGTTCATCTGCCCCACGGAGATTGCGGAGTTCGGCAAGAAGAACAAGGACTTCGCGGACCGTGACGCGCAGGTGCTGGGCCTGAGCACCGACAGCGAGTTCGTGCACCACGCGTGGCGCACGCACCACCCGGACCTGAAGAACCTGCCCTTCCCGATGCTGGCGGACCTGAAGCACGAGCTGTGCAACGCGCTGGGCATCCTCCACAAGGAGGAGGGCGTGGCGCTGCGCGCGACGTTCATCGCGGACCCCGAGGGCATCATCCGCCACGTGACGGTGAACGACCTGTCCGTGGGCCGCAACGTCTCCGAGACGGTGCGCACGCTGGACGCGCTCCAGACGGACGAGCTGTGCCCGTGCAACTGGAGCAAGGGCGAGGAGACCCTCACCCAGAAGCTGGCGAAGGCGGGGTAA
- a CDS encoding glutathione S-transferase family protein yields the protein MKLYFHPMSGNSRRVLLVATHLDVPLERVMVDLPKGEQRATSHLDRNPNGLVPVLDDDGFLLWESRAIMQYLAELTPGQTLLPLEGRARADVTRWLFWCSAHMAPACTVLVQENFVKAMTGRGPPDPAEVARGEALFAKQARILDEHLAGKTWVSQERLTLADFSLAAGFALAGPARLPLGDFPNIRAWLGRVQEVEAWKRTAPTLPAPARG from the coding sequence ATGAAGCTCTACTTCCACCCCATGTCCGGCAACTCGCGCCGTGTCCTGCTCGTCGCCACGCACCTCGACGTGCCCCTCGAGCGAGTCATGGTGGACCTGCCCAAGGGTGAGCAGCGCGCGACGTCACACCTGGACCGCAACCCCAACGGACTCGTTCCGGTGCTCGACGACGATGGCTTCCTGCTGTGGGAGTCGCGCGCCATCATGCAGTACCTGGCCGAGCTGACGCCGGGACAGACGCTGCTCCCGCTGGAGGGACGCGCCCGCGCCGACGTGACGCGCTGGCTCTTCTGGTGCTCGGCGCACATGGCGCCAGCGTGCACCGTCCTGGTCCAGGAGAACTTCGTGAAGGCGATGACGGGCCGTGGACCGCCGGACCCCGCCGAGGTCGCGCGAGGTGAGGCGCTCTTCGCGAAGCAAGCACGCATCCTGGACGAACACCTCGCGGGCAAGACGTGGGTCTCGCAGGAGCGCCTGACGCTCGCGGACTTCTCACTGGCCGCGGGGTTCGCCCTCGCGGGACCCGCGCGTCTGCCGCTCGGGGATTTTCCGAACATCCGGGCGTGGCTCGGCCGCGTGCAGGAGGTCGAGGCGTGGAAGCGCACGGCCCCGACCCTGCCGGCGCCGGCTCGCGGCTGA
- a CDS encoding alpha/beta hydrolase family protein, with protein MHPRSLRAPRPHNVNARSGLFGAGLLGLALLTGGCAASRPTPGTVSSTAAPYGADADYAVGFTSRGYEDAARERALKTVVWYPAAPGSAMEEVTTAPIFAPFVAAKDAPVSTAHERWPLVVLSHGNGGSAFNMSWFGAHLAAHGFIVMSVNHPGNTYGDTSPDGYVRAWERPQDFTALLDGVLKDTVWGPRVDAERIGAAGHSMGGYTALALAGARLNLAPIARMCTAPETRGHAGCEELRDVDYRRIDLEVARASYEDTRVRAVFSMAPGMAGTYEARDVADIDVPVTLVLAKGDELMPHEQNGVHLAKLLPSATTVVLEDAAHFTFLPQCTELGNKVAGPLCRDATPGTRGASHARTLAEAVAFFRRSLGGD; from the coding sequence ATGCATCCTCGTTCGCTCCGTGCACCTCGCCCGCACAACGTCAACGCTCGCTCCGGCCTGTTCGGAGCGGGGCTCCTCGGGCTGGCGCTCCTGACGGGTGGCTGTGCCGCGTCCCGGCCCACGCCCGGCACGGTGTCCTCGACCGCCGCACCGTACGGTGCCGACGCGGACTACGCCGTGGGCTTCACCTCGCGGGGCTACGAGGACGCGGCGCGCGAGCGCGCGTTGAAGACGGTGGTCTGGTATCCGGCGGCGCCGGGCTCGGCGATGGAGGAGGTCACGACGGCGCCCATCTTCGCGCCCTTCGTCGCGGCGAAGGATGCGCCGGTGTCCACGGCGCACGAGCGGTGGCCCCTGGTGGTCCTGTCCCATGGCAACGGGGGCTCGGCCTTCAACATGTCGTGGTTCGGCGCGCACCTGGCCGCGCATGGGTTCATCGTCATGTCGGTGAACCATCCGGGGAACACCTACGGGGACACGAGCCCGGACGGTTATGTGCGCGCCTGGGAGCGGCCCCAGGACTTCACGGCCCTGTTGGATGGCGTCTTGAAGGACACGGTCTGGGGCCCTCGGGTGGATGCCGAGCGCATCGGCGCGGCCGGGCACTCCATGGGGGGCTACACGGCGCTCGCGCTGGCGGGCGCGCGACTCAACCTCGCGCCCATCGCGCGCATGTGCACGGCGCCGGAGACTCGTGGGCATGCGGGCTGTGAGGAGCTGCGCGACGTGGACTACCGCCGCATCGACCTCGAGGTGGCGCGAGCGTCGTACGAGGACACGCGAGTACGCGCGGTCTTCTCCATGGCCCCTGGCATGGCGGGGACCTACGAGGCCCGGGACGTCGCGGACATCGACGTGCCGGTGACGCTGGTGCTGGCCAAGGGGGATGAGCTGATGCCACACGAGCAGAACGGCGTGCATCTGGCGAAGCTGCTGCCCTCGGCAACCACGGTGGTGCTGGAGGACGCGGCGCACTTCACCTTCCTGCCCCAGTGCACGGAGCTCGGGAACAAGGTCGCGGGGCCCCTGTGCCGGGATGCCACGCCTGGGACGCGAGGTGCCTCTCATGCGCGGACGCTCGCGGAGGCCGTGGCGTTCTTCCGGCGGTCGCTCGGCGGCGACTGA
- the dps gene encoding DNA starvation/stationary phase protection protein Dps, with product MYRSPSPLPEKTRASLVESLNARLADGLDLHSQIKVAHWNIKGPQFAALHPLFETFAVSLANHNDSIAERAVTLGGKAYGTSRHVGKTSRLPEYPQETTKDLEHVKLLAERIEVYLDGLRESRKLFVEVDDADSEDLATGIIVEFEKHAWFLRASLES from the coding sequence ATGTACCGCAGCCCCAGCCCCCTCCCCGAGAAGACCCGCGCCTCCCTCGTCGAATCCCTCAACGCCCGGCTGGCGGACGGTCTGGATTTGCATTCGCAGATCAAGGTGGCCCACTGGAACATCAAGGGCCCGCAGTTCGCGGCGCTGCACCCGCTGTTCGAGACCTTCGCGGTGAGCCTGGCCAATCACAACGACTCCATCGCGGAGCGCGCGGTGACGCTGGGTGGCAAGGCCTACGGCACCAGCCGCCACGTGGGCAAGACGAGCCGCCTGCCCGAGTACCCGCAGGAGACCACCAAGGATTTGGAGCACGTGAAGCTGCTGGCCGAGCGCATCGAGGTGTACCTGGACGGCCTGCGTGAGAGCCGCAAGCTGTTCGTCGAGGTGGACGACGCGGACTCCGAGGACCTGGCCACCGGCATCATCGTGGAGTTCGAGAAGCACGCGTGGTTCCTGCG
- a CDS encoding carboxymuconolactone decarboxylase family protein: MASLEVVRAELTDSHKDTRLNLQAVLEGGSLTPEQRWGVAVACAFAVRNERLKEAMLNEARKALANPDPVIEDARAAASLMAMNNVYYRFRHMIGKESYSTKRAGLRMNRLAQVLTNKVDFELVCLAVSAINGCEMCMQSHEKVVLEGGLSEDQVHDAVRVAAVIHAAAVGLES, from the coding sequence ATGGCCTCACTCGAAGTCGTCCGTGCGGAACTCACGGACTCCCACAAGGACACCCGCCTCAACCTCCAGGCCGTCCTGGAAGGCGGCAGCCTCACCCCGGAGCAGCGTTGGGGCGTGGCCGTCGCGTGCGCCTTCGCCGTTCGTAACGAGCGGCTGAAGGAGGCGATGTTGAACGAGGCGCGGAAGGCACTCGCGAACCCCGACCCCGTCATCGAGGATGCGCGAGCCGCCGCCTCGCTGATGGCGATGAACAACGTCTACTACCGCTTCCGGCACATGATCGGGAAGGAGTCCTACTCGACCAAGCGCGCCGGTTTGCGGATGAACAGGCTCGCGCAGGTGCTGACCAACAAGGTGGACTTCGAGCTGGTCTGCCTCGCGGTGAGCGCCATCAACGGCTGCGAGATGTGCATGCAGTCCCACGAGAAGGTCGTCCTCGAGGGCGGCCTGTCGGAGGACCAGGTGCACGACGCGGTCCGGGTCGCGGCGGTCATCCACGCCGCGGCGGTGGGTCTGGAGTCGTAA
- a CDS encoding efflux RND transporter periplasmic adaptor subunit: MMRLWSVALLLVLGCSGKKAAPAAPEPREIDVVAVSPREVRDTGEYLGSLLSRQSVTVLPRVDGYVRRIHVRPGQHVESGAPLLEVDSRVETAALDGAQAQLSSAQVDLELARRTLTRVEALRQEGLASAQELESTQARVESAEATAQAASAQVTQRQVQLQFHAIRAPFSGTVDDVLVREGDFVTASTPLTRVAQAEILEVSVSVPSPRARSLKPDTVMEVLDTKGAVLLTSPLFFVAPQADPRTQLVEVKAAFQNTLGLRPSELVRARLVYSVRDALQIPALAVVRQSGQPFALVVREKDGATVVERRPITLGALGERSYVVEHGLEPGERVAISFLQALRDGAPVKVKAPLHTAARMNGR; this comes from the coding sequence ATGATGCGGCTGTGGAGTGTGGCGTTGTTGTTGGTGCTCGGGTGCTCGGGGAAGAAGGCGGCCCCCGCCGCGCCCGAGCCTCGGGAAATCGACGTGGTCGCCGTGTCTCCTCGTGAGGTGCGCGACACGGGAGAGTACCTGGGTAGCCTGCTGTCGAGGCAGAGCGTCACCGTGCTCCCTCGCGTCGACGGCTACGTGCGCCGCATCCACGTCCGCCCCGGCCAGCACGTGGAATCCGGCGCACCGCTCCTCGAGGTCGACTCACGCGTGGAGACCGCCGCGCTCGACGGCGCACAGGCGCAGCTCAGCTCCGCACAGGTGGACCTGGAGCTCGCCCGCCGCACGCTGACCCGCGTCGAGGCGCTGCGACAGGAAGGGCTCGCCAGCGCCCAGGAGCTGGAGAGCACCCAGGCTCGCGTCGAATCCGCCGAGGCCACCGCGCAAGCCGCCTCGGCCCAAGTCACCCAGCGCCAGGTCCAGCTCCAGTTCCACGCCATCCGCGCCCCCTTCTCCGGCACCGTCGACGACGTGCTCGTCCGGGAAGGCGACTTCGTCACCGCGTCCACCCCGCTCACCCGCGTCGCCCAGGCCGAAATCCTCGAGGTGAGCGTGTCCGTCCCCTCCCCGCGCGCCCGCTCGCTGAAGCCCGACACGGTGATGGAGGTGCTCGACACGAAGGGCGCCGTGCTGCTCACCAGCCCCCTCTTCTTCGTCGCGCCCCAGGCCGACCCTCGCACCCAACTGGTCGAGGTGAAGGCCGCGTTCCAGAACACCCTCGGCCTGCGCCCCAGTGAGCTGGTGCGCGCGCGCCTCGTCTACTCCGTGCGCGACGCGCTCCAGATTCCCGCGCTCGCGGTGGTGCGTCAGAGCGGTCAGCCCTTCGCGCTCGTCGTGCGCGAGAAGGACGGGGCCACCGTGGTGGAGCGCCGGCCCATCACCCTCGGCGCGCTCGGTGAGCGCAGCTACGTCGTGGAGCACGGCCTGGAGCCCGGCGAGCGTGTGGCCATCTCGTTCCTGCAGGCCCTGCGCGACGGCGCGCCCGTGAAGGTGAAGGCCCCTCTGCACACCGCCGCGCGGATGAACGGGCGCTGA
- a CDS encoding imelysin family protein, protein MSIPLFGLRASSAMSVRAVLLTATLCLACSDTKPKPPGPPVPGDDVRMKLLSATGECILGGARDFLPKAQALRDAAALLKDTPDAANQAASRAAFHEAMDSWQVMEAIQVGPAAPRSTPGGGEIRDHIHSFPLYSRCAIEEQLVSKGYESPSFSTSLVTRRGFLALEYLLFYEGAETACGPNSAIVANGTWAALPAEERASRKRAYAAVVAADVATRAQALVEAWSPEGGNFLKTLATAGAGNTVFPTTQVALNTMSDALFYVEREGKDQKLARPLALRDCSSDICPELLESQFAGRSKKNLRQNLVGFRKVMEGCGPDFSGTGFDDVLAAVGAEAIATRMREQVLGADAALVAIEEEDLQQALVQDKPSVQQVYAGFKGITDLLKTDFISTLDLEPPAGLEGDND, encoded by the coding sequence ATGAGCATTCCCTTGTTCGGCCTCCGGGCGTCCTCCGCGATGAGCGTGAGGGCGGTGCTTCTCACGGCGACGCTGTGTCTGGCCTGCAGCGACACCAAGCCCAAGCCCCCGGGCCCGCCCGTCCCGGGCGACGACGTGCGCATGAAGCTCCTGAGCGCGACGGGTGAGTGCATCCTCGGAGGAGCGCGGGACTTCCTCCCCAAGGCGCAGGCGCTCCGGGATGCGGCGGCCCTGCTGAAAGACACGCCCGACGCGGCGAACCAGGCGGCGTCACGGGCGGCGTTCCACGAGGCGATGGATTCGTGGCAGGTGATGGAGGCGATTCAGGTGGGGCCCGCGGCGCCGCGCAGCACCCCGGGCGGCGGAGAGATTCGCGACCACATCCATTCGTTCCCCTTGTACAGCCGGTGCGCCATCGAGGAGCAGCTCGTCTCCAAGGGCTACGAGTCGCCGAGCTTCTCCACCAGCCTGGTGACACGGCGTGGGTTCCTGGCGCTGGAGTACCTGCTGTTCTACGAGGGCGCGGAGACCGCGTGTGGTCCCAATTCGGCCATCGTGGCGAACGGGACGTGGGCGGCGCTCCCCGCGGAGGAGCGGGCCTCGCGCAAGCGGGCGTACGCGGCCGTGGTGGCGGCGGACGTGGCCACGCGCGCCCAGGCGCTCGTGGAGGCGTGGTCGCCCGAGGGTGGGAACTTCCTGAAGACGCTCGCGACGGCGGGCGCGGGGAACACCGTCTTCCCCACGACGCAGGTGGCGCTCAACACGATGAGCGACGCGCTCTTCTACGTCGAGCGGGAGGGCAAGGACCAGAAGCTGGCGCGGCCCCTGGCGCTGCGCGACTGCTCGTCGGACATCTGCCCCGAGCTGCTGGAGTCACAGTTCGCGGGTCGCTCGAAGAAGAACCTCCGCCAGAACCTGGTGGGCTTCCGGAAGGTGATGGAGGGCTGCGGGCCGGACTTCTCCGGGACGGGCTTCGACGACGTCCTGGCGGCGGTGGGCGCGGAGGCAATCGCCACACGGATGCGGGAGCAGGTGCTCGGGGCGGACGCGGCCCTGGTCGCCATCGAGGAGGAGGACCTCCAGCAGGCGCTGGTGCAGGACAAGCCCTCCGTGCAGCAGGTGTATGCCGGGTTCAAGGGCATCACGGACCTGCTGAAGACCGACTTCATCTCCACACTGGACCTGGAGCCCCCCGCGGGGCTCGAGGGTGACAACGACTGA
- a CDS encoding TolC family protein, translating into MLAPVPPAPRRVKSWDEARALVRERSTDLRGAQAGVERASGRWRQALSVLLPHARTQVAVAQDLLNPTLAPGVLPGTAGEGRTATRPAVTLTTTLTQSLVDVSAWRGLSSAREAEASAVASLQDTRRRLVLGLAQALVATVAAERAAEMNRVGLLRALERAALTQRAFELGAGNPLDVVRVQQDVAVARGALVAGDEQLRRTREALGLALGFGEPLGVDPSFDLRGLVDDTRRDCAALENLDERADLVAAAALRVSERWHGRAGARRWPRPW; encoded by the coding sequence ATGCTCGCCCCCGTCCCGCCCGCGCCTCGGCGCGTGAAGAGCTGGGATGAAGCACGGGCCCTGGTCCGTGAACGGTCCACGGATTTGCGAGGCGCCCAAGCAGGCGTGGAGCGCGCGAGCGGCCGTTGGCGGCAGGCCCTCTCCGTGCTGCTGCCCCATGCACGGACACAGGTGGCGGTGGCGCAGGACCTCCTCAATCCCACCCTGGCCCCGGGCGTTCTTCCGGGAACCGCGGGGGAGGGCCGCACCGCCACCCGGCCCGCGGTCACCCTCACGACCACACTCACCCAATCACTCGTCGACGTGAGCGCGTGGCGAGGTCTGTCCTCCGCGCGAGAAGCCGAGGCCAGCGCGGTGGCCTCTCTTCAGGACACCCGCCGCCGCCTCGTCCTCGGGCTCGCGCAGGCGCTGGTCGCCACGGTGGCCGCCGAACGCGCCGCTGAGATGAACCGTGTCGGTCTGCTGCGCGCATTGGAGCGCGCCGCCCTCACACAGCGCGCCTTCGAGCTGGGCGCGGGCAACCCGTTGGACGTGGTGCGCGTCCAGCAGGACGTGGCGGTGGCACGCGGCGCCCTCGTCGCTGGGGACGAGCAACTGCGACGGACTCGTGAGGCGCTGGGACTCGCGCTCGGCTTCGGCGAGCCCCTCGGCGTCGACCCGTCCTTCGACCTGCGCGGGCTGGTGGATGACACCCGGCGGGACTGCGCCGCGCTGGAGAACCTGGACGAACGCGCGGACCTCGTGGCGGCAGCGGCGCTGCGTGTGTCGGAGCGGTGGCACGGGCGCGCCGGAGCGCGGAGGTGGCCGAGGCCCTGGTGA